The Brachypodium distachyon strain Bd21 chromosome 4, Brachypodium_distachyon_v3.0, whole genome shotgun sequence nucleotide sequence ttctacagcaggttgtgagtctttgtgctttctaGATGcattctccggctaccatcagatttcgacgaggagaaaacaacgtttatcaccccggttggctgctactgttacacgtgcatgcctttcaggttgaagaacgcgggctcaacattccagcgcgccctgcgcgattatctggggccccagctaggccggaacatcgagatctacatggacgatatcgtcgtcaagccacggcgtagggactcgctcgtcggcgacctgcaggagacgtttgacaacctccgcaggatcaagctcaagcttaaccctgagaagtgcacatTCGATGTGGGctcggggcacttgctgggcttcttggtctctcacaggggaatcgaagccaatccacagaagatcgaagcgATCGAGCAGATGGAGGCACCtcgcaaggttagagacgtccgGCGCCTCAACGGGTTCGTGGCGTCACTTGGGCATTTCATCTCAAGACTGGGCGAgtgagccctgcctttcttcaaggttatgaagaagaagggtccaatcaattggactcccgaggcggaagcggcgttccaggacttgaagaggtacctgaagtcgccgcccgtcctcgtcgcccccaagacgggcgagccgttgctgctgtaccTGACAACGACGGAtcaggtagtgagctccgtgctcgttgccgaaagagaagagcaagtcccgggggctgagaaGGAAGGGCCGGGGGCTACCGGTGAGGCGAAGGAACCCCCCGGCTACCCCCTCTGGCCCTAGATCCCGGGGACAGTCCGCGCAGGCTACCcaccgcaagcggctagtgcagcatcccgtgtacttcgttaaCACGGTGCTGCGTGATGaccgggtacggtacccgcaggtccagaagcttctgcttgggatcctgcttgcTTCAAGGAAgttgcgccattactttcaggcgcacagcatcacggtggtgttgGGGCTTTGCTTAgagagggccctcaccaaccgtaaagccaccgggagggtggccaagtggaggatggagctggcggagttcgggctacgtttcgcaaacaccaagagcatcaagagcaccgcactcgctgacttcgtcgcagagtggacgtcgacgggcatagaggacgaagagccggaagcgagCCTTCCGGGCAcattggacgaagggtactgggtcatgtacttcaacggtgccttctgcttgcagggcaCCGGTGtcggagtggtgatcgagtcgcccactgagaccagctcaagttcgtgatacagctcgacttcgccaactccaccaacaacacaacaGAGTACGAAGggctgcttgccgggctgcacGCGGCGAttgccctcgacatcaagtgCTTGgctgttcgcggggactcccaactcgtgatcaaccaggtaaataaggactacgactgcccccagatggcagcgtacgtggaggaagtgcaaaattggagtccaagttcaaaggacttcggtttgagcacgtgaaacgcaaggacaactttgttgcggatgaactgtccaaatgggcagcggaacgcagcaaggtgcctcctggggtgttcgtgcagaggcagtcgaagccctctgtcgaccccaagacagttgccggggaagcccctccggcaactcaaaCGACCTTGCAGTTGTGGGGGACCatgccgccaagttggtggcatacactagccgggagccacccaccctgggggacggatattattcgctacctcaaggacgggaccctcccggaggaagacattgccgcggagcgagtagcccggcaagctaagatgtatgccctggtggacggagaactctaccggaggcgttcTAACGGAGTCAtactcctctgcgtgccccaggaggaagggcgtgcgttgctggaagatatacattgaggcacatgctcacaccatgtggcctccagggcactagctaggaaagcgttccggcatggcttctccTGGCCGATAGCatagccgatgccgaacaattagtcaagacctgtgaagcatgccaatttcacgccaagaagagcaaccaaccagcacAAGCCCTGCAaatcatcccgtcctcatggccgttcgcggtctgggggctggacatcgtctgCAAGTTGCCAAGAacagttggcggctacgagtacctgcttgtggccatcgacaagttctcgaagtggattgaggtggagcctgtccgagccgtcacggcgtaggcagccatcaagtttttcaagggcattgtgtgccggtttggtgtgcctaacggcatcatcaccgacaacggcacgcaattcactagtgcggtgttccaagcttacagcgaggacatgggcactaagattcactttgcctctgttgctcatccgaggagcaatgggcaagttgagcgagccaacgcaggagtgctgcgggggctcaagacgagaacctttgacaagctccagggccacgggaaacactgggttgaagaactccagcccgtgctgtggtcactgcggaccacaccgagtcgggcgacgggtcaaactccgtttccctcgtctacggggcagaagctgtgctgcccctcgagctcaagtatgggtcaccttGGGTACGCGCatacggcgacaagagccaacacacggagaggattgatgaccttaccttcatcgaggagattcgatgccgggctgctgtgcgagctgcaggctaccagcagggactccgtcattatcacgacaggagagtccgtccccgggggctcgaggttggagacctcgtcctgcgccggatacaagaaacgaaggccgggaacaagttgactccaatctgggaaggccctttctgggtagtgcaggtgaccagaccggggctgtctggctggaaaccgaagaaggcttgccggtgcccaatagttggaccATTGAGCACttacgcaagttctacccgtgaaacggtggcgccttacccatGGGTGatgctgcggcagcgtgcctctttaagctagtgtagccggacaaagcccgattgtaatccgctagcaaaAAGacgaataaagataagtgttgcttcAATGAATGTTATCCTTTGCTATTTGTCAATgtttctgtctcctgctctaggtccacagaattgtctcctcatccttggctgtgagcagggggctgccggaaccccgaaaaccaaactcgttgccgggacgccccggaacgaggcctagcagttgccggacccgtctgcaacgtgctacgtgctAGGGAGGCACCATGGGAACAGAAGGATACTAACACCTaagtctgaggtcgactcttctgtgcccaagggctgggaggcaggaggttatccaatttatattgtttttcgtgcatttcggaaaaaaaattactaggcaccttgggcactgcaggaatctgacatgcaggatagaGATGAGGCaaaggcacactgtgatgctcgtggggtggtcacgggtACCGTCGTCTTTCGAGTAAGTtatacatatatggcaattgcttcgaggcttgatgcaggaaactaagacagggccagtgcctccacgcggcggTGGTCCCGGGCGTGTGGAGGCAAGAGCGGCGCTTCGGCTATTTAAGGAGACCAGGGCAGGTGCAACACCAGCAGCGggcaagaaaacaagagatgtcgcagagaggcgatggtggtgcatccctctgcgcttgtcgctgagggtgttcccaccatcgcggccctgccacatctcttatggaatgacaccagaaatggcgaTGCAGCGGGTGAGGGGCGTCATGAAGACGTTGTGgcggtgcatgcctccgcgcatgccgctggagggtgcactgccacagcgtccttgccacggctctcaacaaggcGAAACAAGTCCAAAAAgaacgggaagctaagtatctcattttgggtccttggttTCTCCCTTTAGTAACACTGGCTTGCTGAGGTAATCTCAGTCCCTGTGTTgccggagcgtaggaaggacgcttgcggggtgaggatgccccccacacgtggctcgcgggcccgtcccggaggcgtgcgcgctggggtagttaacccgcaggcggagtgactaaccgctgctgtttggtcctaggtcggcactgcgggtccgtcccgggtccccaGTCGGGCCAAGCACGtggttggcgagtccccgggTACGCAGGGCTAAAACACGAGAAGGATAGAGCCCCTCCCCGGAAAGCTAGTCTTAGgcaaagaagcaagtaaaagtAACATTGGATATATTGAAGCTTGAGCAAACGAGTTAACAAGTAACACTGGTGATgacaagggaaagctaacataaaaagttctaaggcgccatgcgccacttgcaggaaaacagaaaaaaaaaaggaaggaaactATGtgggaggtgctcccggggtGGTTGCATCAGTGCCAGGTGCATCCTCGGCAtcaggggcttccccggcaacctcctcagcagcggcttcgtcttcgtcgaccttgccctgcatttgcgccaccatctcgtccttGACGCCCTGCATCGCTTCCCGATGGGTCTTAGCTTCTTCCTTGTCCGACCAAGCTTCGAAGAtcgactcgaacgggaagtcgggatGGGCtgagtggacccgggtgagaATTTGCCCGGCGACCTACTCGGccgcaaggccgacttgccggtcGGCCATCACACAGCTCTGCaggccgctcagccggccGACGAAGTCTGCGAAGAATGAAGTGAAGCTCCCATGTCTGCCCCATCGAAGGAAGCCATAGGGATGTCGAATCCCTGCagtgcctccaccgccgagttagccagcttcttcagcctggccacctcccctgccctgcgggcccgcagctcggtgcacgcaccacgagcctcctgggcctgcaggTTGTGCTCGtggcactcggacttcagcctgccgacctcggacgccttcttggtgttgtcgtcgtcaACTTGCTGAAGTTCCTGCCGCACCATGTCGGGCTCGCCCTAAAGGTacgagctggcatcttgggcagccttgagctgccccgcaagctcgtgctcccgggagcgagcctagtcctgcagctccttctcccggcgcgcTGAGGCTTCGGCTGCCGTTGCAGCCGCCATCTCTAGCTCTCTGACCTCACGGCGGAGACGCttgatctccagggagtagcccCTTAAACGCgtccagagccgcctggtgctcttcctcgctcttggcgtgaGCGGCtttcaccagctcgagctcccgctggtgctcttgcttgAGATCCCACAGCTGCTGGAGGATTTCAGCCTCTGGCACCACTTGCACAGCGGGCGTCGCCCTGACTTGCCATGCccgctggagctcctcccggagccgctgcagctcggtACGCTGCTCCTCCGCTTCCCGTCGCGCTGCGCCCAGCTCCGCCACTATGCGGGCGTGGTGCTGTtgcgcgtcgttgaagaaatcgatgaacatccgctgctgctgctggatgttgtcgatcacttggtgtccctgctggaacacgctggggtcgaaggtgatccgaccccaagtccgcccggcgagctcccctgctcctgGGCTGAAGGTGGCcccggcagaggaggaggaccccgccgcaaTCGTCTGCGATCCCGAGGGCGCGTCAGTATTTGGCGACGCGCTCCCGGCTTGGCCAAGCCCTGCTGCGCCTTGCCCGTCCGAAGGGGCGGGTTGGGGGCTTGGGGGCTTCTCCAGAGCGCTGTCGCCTGCCTcggctggcggaggctgctccgTGTCACCCGCCTCAAATGGTCACGGCCCCGGCAGGCGCCGTGGCCGATTGATGAAGGGCTCCGACGGAGGCAACTTCCGTCGAAGCATCGTCGTCGACGTCACCAATGAGGTCGATTACCCGCACCTCTGTAGGCGCGGGAGCAGCCAGAACTGCTCCGACAACTGCACGAGGAGCACCTGCGTCAAGCATGGGAAATGGCGCGAATAGATAGAAGAAACGCTGGAACCCACACgtacctgccgccgggccAGTGCCCTGCGATCTCGAATCGGGGACCCTTGGGCATCAGCAGCATCTTGCTCGCCACCGCCCGATGCCGGGCGTggcttcttggttggggctgccggcgacgcgctggtctgccccctcttTCTCGACGAACTGGAAAGCACAAAAATAGATTAGTCAGGCACAAAGTAATTTCGTGAAATCAAGGGTGTTCTGGACAACATTGGACTTACCCCGCcggtttgagcttgagcaccctctCCGCCAGGGTGCTCCTCACCGTAGGGCCGCTTCGTGCGGGGGGTGCTGTCGGAGTCGCCGGGGTGGTCAGGGCGGCTACTGCAACCGCATCGTTGCCGCCGGAGGCCCCAGTCCCCACGTCGCCGTGAGGCTCTtgaggctgcgggctggcATCCTGCCTGCTCACCCTCTCCGCCGCGGACCGCCTCACTAGggggacgtcatcttcctcctcgtcgtcctccggcGCGACCCCGACTGTTGCCGGGggagcgtcgtcgtcgccgtcgtcttcATCGTCTTCCCTGAGGTCCCCTCCGACGCCCAGCGAGGAGAcgtcggagtccgagcccTCAGCCCTTGTGGAGGCCTGGCCTAGGCCCCCTTTCCCCGAGTCGGCAGCCGGCTCTTGGCCCTTGCGGGGCCTAGGCTGCGGGGCGGAGGGCtgcgcagagtgggagatcccgggctcccgggttcgggatcccggcgtggagcggTTGCGCTCCAAGCGGGGGCAACCGGTaaggttcgtcctcgccggtgatgctcttcacccagaactgcacCTCCCCCAGGAGGAGGTTCGTGTGCTGCAGCTgggtccggtcgccggccccggtgtacatccacgccggctgtgagcgccgctgcaggggatccacgcgcctcccgatgaagtggcgcgccacatccgtgtctatgagcccagcctcacggagcgccttgatctttgcacagattggggccagctcctcgtccttctggtcgcggagcgtccagtcgtcagagccctgcggaggcccgaggggctcctcgtggaactcctggagctcgtcaaTGCGCACCCAGCACTAGTCACGGCGCCACtgtgctcgatcttcttcttcctcaactcGATGAATTCTGACTTGATCCTGTCGCGGAATCGGAACACTActcccgaggacaggggagccttcttctccacccgggtagtagtagtggcggaatagtgccaccgacggcatcacccccacgaacgcttcacagaggtgttggaaaacGGCCAATGTGAAGAcggacgtggggtgaagctgcgccatgatgagcccgtaggtctccatgatggctgaaaggaagtaggagtgcggcggcacgaacccggcgaggatgaaCCTCCTgaagatccggaagtagtGCTCGTCGCGCGCCGCACTGACGGGGAGGACCCGCGTTGGCCCgtgctcattgtgcttggtggcgagcgccaagaccagcttgtcgactccctcgccgttgtacccgggggagaagaaagcgAACTTAGCCCGCATTTCCTCATCCATCGGAGCTCGGTctgacagctccttcttggcgGCCTTTTCGCGCAgttcccctttgctggtgctccgcttgggacggttctggcccttggaagacatcggcggaggtggagaggtgatttggttggagttggggcgcggggagcttgggaggaggcaatggcaggagcGAGAAATAGTGGGGAGTGCCTgccgccggccttgggtatttatctgGGCTGGCAGACTGCAACgaacacccccacgatcggcaataaagagccttaaagaatcggagattaagaggggggtgcgcgacgtggccttaattctctggtgattaaggggaGTAAGGCACGGAATCGTGTGCCCGACCGTTCTGCTCGGAGGAGTAGAGCAGTAAATGCGGCCCACAAGGCCGGGTGCTAGGGGGGactccccttgggacccacacgtcggatagggcgtagactggcaaccgaccgaggatagcacttgcTGGGAGCTTCagggctgccggcccacgcccggggacTACTGTCGTACTAGTGGTCcgcggggtcccactgatacgggacgcgtgggttgcTAGTAACGAAGCCCTGTCAAgaaggcctcccgggaagcgatgaGTCCGAGCAGCCTGCCTCGAAGAAACGGCCCTTGGTGGGGGAGAAGCTAAGGGTCGAGTACAAGAATCCCCCGGGAACCACGgtctcgggcatgcaggcgggacccgcagaacagtgaagacaggacaagacagcgggcgcagtgcatttaatgcattgacaggagtcttatcagcaggcctagtcttgctgagcaaggctagggcgactaccctacgaaccatttttttctaCCGTATACAGTAGACAGgacgctgcatggcgtccagcgcaGATCAACCAAAGTGTATCTCGTGTGGCCGTGACACGCGTCTGGGAAACGTGTCACGTTGCATGCTTAGGCACcagtggtatccccttgtctataaaaggaggaccaatgccaccagtcaaagggttccaacccCAGTTATGAGAACATAGCATCGCGTTCACCCAAGTAGCCAACCCGGAAACTCcccgggtgatctgtacgcactcaaacttgtgaattcaactcaaagcaggacgtagggtattatacctccgggtggcccgaacctgggtaaactctcgtgtctacacttcgtgtctatcgccacacCGGCGATTGCcagagcgatcacctcgccctccaccgaaccaaaaagggagtgctcggcatcctcgatgtcggagaccgtgctccgacaccggtaCAGCCCAactgggggcccacaaggaagtctactacgactccaggagtctacataCCAAATCTTGCTACTCAAGATtaggaagattaattagagtgCAACTCCttattgtaaccgacttggactctaccttagacctgggttctgcatatataaaggaccagcagggggagccaagaagacacccccaacttagatacaagtggcctagacgcactcgtcGACTCTGTGCTtctagactctgcggcaccccattgtaatcgactcagtGCCTCtagatccgacaagcaggacgtaggggtgttacctcatcgagggccctgaacctgggtaaatcgtgtccccctgtccttgttagccgatgagttcgccaacacacactcgaaatctttcctaaATACAAGTCCATCGAtgtggacattgtcgaagtcacatcTTCGTCAGCTGTTTATCGTAATTCATGTATCATCGTACTCCTTCTCGGTGATGCAAGAATTCTCTTTCTTAAAAATGAGATTTGTTTTTGGTAAAACCGTAAGTTttcaaagttctgaagaaTGCTACTTCAACGGAATCTCCATTTTAGCCGTAGTTTTCACGAATCTTTTCGAACGGTAAATATCTTATCCCGTTGAAAAATCCTAACTGTACGGGGAAACCCTAGCGAAACTTTGGGATAAAAGATACCGGTGAGATTCTCTCACTTTTTCACCTCCCTATAAAAGGCCACGATACCCCTCCAGGAAAATTTACCTTCCACCGCAAattccctcctcctctttcgCCCAGAAGCTCTCGTGACTCCTCTCTCGCCACGACTCTGCTCTCGCCCGGACGAAGACTTCAAGCTTCACTCTTCATCAGCGCCGTCGCTGATTTGCCTCGATTCGAGTCGGGAACTACAGGCAAGCGTTGTTTTTCCCCTCTTAGATCGATTCCAAGTAGCAAACGCATCTTACTATCCTTCATTTGCTGCAGTAGATTGACTTCTCTCGCCAAGTTAGGGCTTTGCGGTTAGGGTTCTGGTGATTTCTCTGTTCTTCACCGAGCTCATCTTAGCTATACTTCAAATCTTAATTTAATTCCTAAGATTAGATGAATCCTCAAATGTTCCGTATATTTCTTTGTTTGCGTAGAATAATTTACTCTAAGTTTCCGAAGTTCTAGCTAAATCAGATCTAGGTTGAAGCTCTCTAGTAGAATTTCAGTTTAAATCTGTGTAGCTGTCTTCGTTGAAGAACTGAGTAGTTATTCTTCATAAACATGGTCAATTTGCTTCAACTAAAAAcctctaacgcattggtgatttgttccatttgcgccgacctaaggactgagttctcgttttcgccaatccaagaaacttcgcgctaaccgctcgtgggagaatatatgggttccccctcggcttagtactcgtttcatagctcttccattTGGCATTTAAATTGCATGCACATAGAGATTtgtggagacttgttggtgactttgcattcatataggattgcggcactagtctggagtggtcatcctgCGGGCTTTGAACCACTGCCagctgtcctcgcaactcttgagtctgTACGACGCTttggccgggctctcgtttcggatagactcagttgggtggtccctCTGAATTAGTTGTGGaacttggaaacgtcgtgtcgctcaatccaGCTAGCGCACATTTGAGTGTGAGCACTCAAATGTCGTGGTATTCGTGGGTTGGTCGAATGTGTACGAGTAAATTGgtgcaccctgcagggataaatctttcggaaagccatGTCCGTGGTTAtagacgacttggttggtcattacttgatcataaagaacttaaccaacttaatctcttaaacttgagtagtaattaggcttaatcatggatatgctcaaaactgcttaagtgtgagtgtcctttggattgcttcctcacagggtgttgagggggtgatatgaggattgtgttgtttggtgtttagt carries:
- the LOC104584992 gene encoding brain acid soluble protein 1-like, with the protein product MYTGAGDRTQLQHTNLLLGEVQFWPSAPQPRPRKGQEPAADSGKGGLGQASTRAEGSDSDVSSLGVGGDLREDDEDDGDDDAPPATVGVAPEDDEEEDDVPLVRRSAAERVSRQDASPQPQEPHGDVGTGASGGNDAVAVAALTTPATPTAPPARSGPTVRSTLAERVLKLKPAGSSRKRGQTSASPAAPTKKPRPASGGGEQDAADAQGSPIRDRRALARRQVLLVQLSEQFWLLPRLQRCG